Proteins co-encoded in one Arachis hypogaea cultivar Tifrunner chromosome 11, arahy.Tifrunner.gnm2.J5K5, whole genome shotgun sequence genomic window:
- the LOC112719854 gene encoding KH domain-containing protein At2g38610 isoform X1 → MSGLYNQISSPASQRANSPNINMRSNFDVDSHYLTELLQEHQKLGPFMQVLPLCSRLLNQEILRVSGKNGMLQNQVGFSDFDRMQYVSPSHMVSSDITPNFTGWNSLSHDRLSGVQGLNVDWQTSPQAVPNSHIVKKILRLDIPKEGYPNVRYFNFVGRLLGPRGNSLKRVEATTGCRVFIRGKGSIKDLDKEELLRGRPGYEHLNDPLHILIEAELPASVVDVRLRQAQEIIQELLKPVDESQDFYKRQQLRELAMLNSNFREESPQLSGSASPFTSNEIKRAKTDQ, encoded by the exons ATGTCTGGCTTGTATAATCAGATTTCCTCACCTGCTTCTCAAAGGGCTAATTCACCAAACATAAACATGAGAAGCAATTTTGATGTTGATAG tcacTACTTAACTGAGCTGCTACAAGAACACCAGAAGCTTGGTCCTTTCATGCAAGTTTTACCCTTGTGTAGCAGACTCCTCAATCAAG AGATTTTAAGGGTTTCTGGGAAGAATGGAATGTTGCAGAACCAAGTAGGATTTAGTGACTTTGACAGAATGCAATATGTAAGCCCGAGTCATATGGTTTCGTCGGATATAACACCGAACTTCACTGGCTGGAACAGCTTGTCACATGAT AGGCTAAGTGGAGTACAAGGCCTAAATGTGGATTGGCAAACATCACCACAAGCAGTTCCGAATTCTCACATTGTGAAGAAGATTTTGCGCTTGGATATTCCGAAGGAAGGCTATCCAAATGTAAGATAT TTTAATTTCGTCGGCCGGCTTCTTGGCCCAAGGGGTAATTCGCTCAAGCGAGTCGAGGCAACAACCGGTTGCCGTGTGTTTATCAGAGGGAAAGGTTCAATTAAGGACCTAGACAAG GAAGAGTTGTTAAGAGGaaggccagggtatgaacacctgaATGATCCACTACACATTTTGATTGAAGCTGAACTACCAGCAAGTGTTGTTGATGTAAGGTTGAGGCAAGCACAGGAAATCATACAAGAGCTACTTAAACCAGTG GATGAGTCACAAGACTTCTACAAAAGACAACAGCTAAGGGAACTTGCAATGCTGAATTCCAATTTCAGAGAAGAGAGCCCTCAATTGAGTGGTAGTGCCTCTCCATTCACttctaatgaaattaaaagggccAAAACTGATCAGTAG
- the LOC112719854 gene encoding KH domain-containing protein At2g38610 isoform X2 → MSGLYNQISSPASQRANSPNINMRSNFDVDSHYLTELLQEHQKLGPFMQVLPLCSRLLNQEILRVSGKNGMLQNQVGFSDFDRMQYVSPSHMVSSDITPNFTGWNSLSHDRLSGVQGLNVDWQTSPQAVPNSHIVKKILRLDIPKEGYPNFNFVGRLLGPRGNSLKRVEATTGCRVFIRGKGSIKDLDKEELLRGRPGYEHLNDPLHILIEAELPASVVDVRLRQAQEIIQELLKPVDESQDFYKRQQLRELAMLNSNFREESPQLSGSASPFTSNEIKRAKTDQ, encoded by the exons ATGTCTGGCTTGTATAATCAGATTTCCTCACCTGCTTCTCAAAGGGCTAATTCACCAAACATAAACATGAGAAGCAATTTTGATGTTGATAG tcacTACTTAACTGAGCTGCTACAAGAACACCAGAAGCTTGGTCCTTTCATGCAAGTTTTACCCTTGTGTAGCAGACTCCTCAATCAAG AGATTTTAAGGGTTTCTGGGAAGAATGGAATGTTGCAGAACCAAGTAGGATTTAGTGACTTTGACAGAATGCAATATGTAAGCCCGAGTCATATGGTTTCGTCGGATATAACACCGAACTTCACTGGCTGGAACAGCTTGTCACATGAT AGGCTAAGTGGAGTACAAGGCCTAAATGTGGATTGGCAAACATCACCACAAGCAGTTCCGAATTCTCACATTGTGAAGAAGATTTTGCGCTTGGATATTCCGAAGGAAGGCTATCCAAAT TTTAATTTCGTCGGCCGGCTTCTTGGCCCAAGGGGTAATTCGCTCAAGCGAGTCGAGGCAACAACCGGTTGCCGTGTGTTTATCAGAGGGAAAGGTTCAATTAAGGACCTAGACAAG GAAGAGTTGTTAAGAGGaaggccagggtatgaacacctgaATGATCCACTACACATTTTGATTGAAGCTGAACTACCAGCAAGTGTTGTTGATGTAAGGTTGAGGCAAGCACAGGAAATCATACAAGAGCTACTTAAACCAGTG GATGAGTCACAAGACTTCTACAAAAGACAACAGCTAAGGGAACTTGCAATGCTGAATTCCAATTTCAGAGAAGAGAGCCCTCAATTGAGTGGTAGTGCCTCTCCATTCACttctaatgaaattaaaagggccAAAACTGATCAGTAG
- the LOC112719855 gene encoding cytochrome b-c1 complex subunit 8 translates to MGKGFVPMKAVTYGLSPFHQKIMPGLWKDLPTKIHHKVSENWISATLLLGPLVGVYSYVQNYQEKEKLSHRY, encoded by the exons atgggGAAGGGATTCGTTCCGATGAAGGCGGTGACCTACGGCCTCTCACCTTTCCACCAGAAGATCATGCCTGGTCTATGGAAGGACCTGCCTACCAAGATCCACCATAAGGTCTCCGAGAACTGGATCAGCGCCACCCTCCTCCTCGGTCCCCTCGTCGGAGTCTACTC GTATGTTCAGAACTACCAGGAAAAGGAGAAGTTGTCCCACAGATATTGA
- the LOC112719856 gene encoding metal tolerance protein 4 produces MDANNSASDPNITSPLLSKHHHHHPPASSAAENGGRRSRLSRRNSVNSLRTAFLSKIPDKVRSSLDAESLSNLNLSLSTALTPGEKEYYEKQIATLKSFDEVDAIVASDSNIIEDTDDEEQLQQERAMRISNYANIVLLILKIYATVRSGSLAIAASTLDSLLDLMAGGILWFTHLSMKNINIYKYPIGKLRVQPVGIIIFAAVMATLGFQVLITALEELIRNTPNDRMTEEQLIWLYSIMIFASVVKLFLWLYCRTSRNKIVRAYADDHHFDVVTNLVGLVAAVLGDKFYWWIDPIGAILLALYTITNWSRTVMENAVSLVGQSAPPEFLQKLTYLVVRHPQVKRVDTVRAYTFGVLYFVEVDIELPEELPLKEAHAIGETLQIKLEKLPEVERAFVHLDFECEHKPEHSVLVKLPNNQS; encoded by the exons ATGGACGCCAATAATTCGGCTTCAGATCCCAACATCACGAGCCCGTTGCTATCCaagcaccatcatcatcatcctcctgcCTCCTCCGCCGCCGAGAACGGTGGCCGGAGATCTCGTCTTAGTCGCCGCAACTCCGTCAACTCCCTCAGAACCGCTTTTCTCTCCAAGATTCCTGACAAGGTCCGATCTTCCCTCGACGCCGAGTCTCTCTCCAACCttaatctctctctctccaccGCCTTAACTCcag GGGAGAAAGAGTATTACGAAAAGCAAATTGCTACTCTAAAATCATTTGATGAAGTTGATGCCATAGTGGCATCTGACAGCAACATTATTGAGGACACTGACGATGAGGAACAGCTTCAACAAGAAAGAGCTATGAGGATTTCCAATTATGCAAACATAGTTCTATTGATACTAAAG ATTTATGCCACAGTGAGGAGTGGATCATTAGCTATTGCAGCATCAACATTGGACTCTCTGCTTGATCTCATGGCAGGTGGAATACTTTGGTTCACTCACCTctcaatgaagaacataaataTCTACAAATATCCAATTGGAAAGTTGAGGGTGCAGCCAGTTGGCATAATTATCTTTGCTGCTGTCATGGCAACACTTG GCTTTCAGGTGTTAATCACGGCTCTAGAAGAACTAATACGAAATACTCCTAATGACAGGATGACTGAAGAACAATTGATCTGGTTGTATTCTATTATGATATTTGCGTCGGTGGTGAAGCTTTTCCTCTGGCTTTATTGTAGAACATCACGGAACAAGATTGTCCGTGCCTATGCGGAT GATCACCACTTTGATGTTGTGACAAATCTGGTTGGACTAGTTGCAGCTGTTCTTGGTGATAAGTTTTACTGGTGGATTGATCCGATTGGCGCTATTTTACTTGCACTTTACACCATTACAAATTGGTCCCGCACTGTTATGGAAAATGCAG TTTCACTAGTGGGACAATCTGCCCCACCTGAATTTTTACAGAAGCTAACATATCTTGTTGTAAGACATCCTCAAGTTAAGCGAGTTGACACTGTCCGCGCATACACATTTGGTGTTCTATATTTTGTGGAG GTTGATATTGAACTGCCAGAGGAATTGCCATTGAAAGAAGCACATGCCATTGGAGAGACACTACAGATAAAGCTCGAGAAGCTTCCAGAAGTTGAGCGCGCATTCGTTCATCTAGACTTCGAATGCGAACACAAACCGGAGCACTCGGTTCTTGTCAAGCTGCCCAACAatcagtcttga
- the LOC112719857 gene encoding large ribosomal subunit protein uL16, with product MGRRPARCYRQIKNKPYPKSRFCRGVPDPKIRIYDVGMKKKGADEFPFCVHLVSWEKENVSSEALEAARIACNKYMSKFAGKDAFHLRVRVHPFHVLRINKMLSCAGADRLQTGMRGAFGKPQGTCARVNIGQVLLSVRTKDNHGHHAQEALRRAKFKFPGRQKIIVSRKWGFTKFNRTEYLKLKSENRIVPDGVNAKLLGCHGPLANRKPGQAILPATASA from the exons ATGGGGAGAA GACCAGCGAGGTGTTACAGGCAAATCAAGAACAAGCCATATCCAAAATCGCGATTCTGCAGGGGTGTGCCTGACCCTAAGATCCGAATCTATGACGTCGGAATGAAGAAGAAGGGTGCGGATGAGTTTCCGTTCTGCGTGCACCTTGTTTCATGGGAGAAGGAGAATGTTTCCAGTGAGGCACTTGAGGCTGCTCGCATTGCTTGCAACAAGTACATGTCCAAATTCGCAGGCAAAGACGCTTTCCATTTGCGTGTTAGGGTTCATCCTTTCCATGTTCTCCGTATCAACAAGATGCTCTCCTGCGCCGGCGCCGACAGGCTCCAGACTGGCATGAGGGGCGCCTTTGGCAAGCCGCAGGGCACTTGCGCTAG GGTGAACATTGGCCAGGTACTTCTCTCGGTTCGCACCAAGGATAACCATGGTCATCATGCTCAGGAGGCTCTGCGACGCGCCAAGTTCAAGTTCCCCGGCCGCCAGAAGATCATTGTCAGCAGGAAGTG gGGATTTACAAAGTTCAACCGAACAGAGTATTTGAAGTTAAAGTCTGAGAACAGAATTGTGCCTGATGGTGTCAATGCCAAG CTTCTTGGGTGCCATGGACCTTTGGCAAATCGTAAACCTGGACAAGCTATCTTGCCAGCTACTGCTAGTGCTTAG